One window from the genome of Phycisphaerales bacterium encodes:
- a CDS encoding endonuclease/exonuclease/phosphatase family protein, translating into MLKALRILLAIAALALCVCSVLPEIQTGAWWVRGFDFPRAQAAAFIVLVLLGQGVVGWLAHRQRKKNASAPQRASVFKRAIIPALLVGALAWQCFRILPYTPVFPVQMEAARGEPGETLCLLVYNVRYDNTKIDALLETVRKADPDVVLLAEPTRWWHDRLAPLAEAYPHAILQPQDNHYGMLLYSRHPLIAPEVRFLVEDGVPSMLTTLQLPSGREVRLYGVHPKPPGLKRPIDSEREDSHQRDAELLMIAREVKDARDAGDATPVIVAGDFNDVAWSHTTRLFQRVSGLLDPRVGRGFYNSFHARRRIYRFPIDHVFASDHFRLVSLQVLPDIGSDHHPVLATLALEPTAPLTQDEPDPQGDDLEEAEETIREGKEEVREDELVEERTPSSEPRG; encoded by the coding sequence ATGCTCAAGGCCCTCCGAATCTTGCTCGCCATCGCCGCCCTCGCGCTCTGCGTGTGCAGCGTGTTGCCGGAGATCCAGACCGGTGCGTGGTGGGTCCGCGGGTTCGACTTCCCGCGCGCTCAGGCGGCCGCCTTCATCGTGCTGGTGCTGCTCGGCCAGGGCGTAGTCGGATGGCTCGCCCATCGCCAGCGCAAGAAGAACGCGTCGGCGCCCCAGCGAGCAAGCGTGTTCAAGCGGGCGATCATCCCGGCCTTGCTCGTCGGCGCCCTCGCCTGGCAGTGCTTCCGCATCCTGCCGTACACGCCGGTCTTCCCGGTGCAGATGGAGGCGGCCCGGGGCGAGCCGGGCGAGACGCTGTGCCTGCTGGTCTACAACGTGCGCTACGACAACACCAAGATCGACGCCCTCCTCGAGACCGTGCGCAAGGCCGATCCCGACGTGGTCCTGCTGGCCGAGCCGACGCGGTGGTGGCACGATCGGCTCGCGCCGCTGGCCGAGGCCTATCCGCACGCGATCCTGCAGCCGCAAGACAATCACTACGGCATGCTGCTCTACAGCCGGCACCCACTGATCGCTCCCGAGGTCCGGTTCCTGGTCGAGGACGGGGTGCCATCCATGCTCACGACGCTCCAGTTGCCATCGGGTCGCGAAGTTCGCTTGTACGGCGTGCACCCCAAGCCGCCGGGGTTGAAGCGGCCGATCGATTCCGAGCGTGAGGACAGCCACCAGCGCGACGCCGAGTTGCTCATGATCGCGCGCGAGGTCAAGGATGCTCGCGATGCCGGCGACGCCACGCCGGTGATCGTCGCGGGCGACTTCAACGACGTCGCATGGTCGCACACCACGAGGCTCTTCCAGCGGGTCAGCGGGTTGCTCGACCCGCGCGTCGGCCGGGGCTTCTACAACTCCTTCCACGCCCGCCGCCGAATCTATCGGTTCCCGATCGACCACGTGTTCGCGTCGGACCACTTCCGCCTCGTCAGTCTGCAGGTACTGCCCGACATCGGCTCGGACCACCACCCGGTGCTGGCCACCCTCGCGCTCGAGCCGACGGCCCCGCTGACCCAGGACGAGCCCGATCCGCAGGGCGACGACCTGGAGGAAGCCGAGGAGACGATTCGCGAGGGGAAGGAGGAGGTACGGGAAGACGAATTGGTTGAGGAACGAACTCCATCTTCTGAACCCCGAGGCTGA
- a CDS encoding ABC transporter ATP-binding protein: MTSPAQTETDRTDAATQPSEGIPNPYADRPTVAELKKVRKVYYKPDGSVMVEALRGVDITVHQGEYVAIMGASGSGKSTLMNILGCLDQPTDGQYLLAGKDINEMDDEALSQFRGRTIGFVFQAFNLIPQLTVEDNVAVPLFYQGVDPIERRERAIEKLSLVGLGERLGHRPRELSGGQQQRVAIARSLIAEPKVLMADEPTGNLDSRTGEEILTLFEKLHAGGMSILMVTHDDSVADRCERVIRLKDGVVEWDRRLRTRAVVSSKSPSE, translated from the coding sequence ATGACGAGCCCCGCCCAGACCGAAACGGACCGTACGGACGCAGCCACCCAGCCGAGCGAGGGCATCCCCAATCCCTACGCCGATCGGCCCACCGTGGCCGAGCTCAAGAAGGTCCGCAAGGTCTACTACAAGCCTGACGGCTCGGTCATGGTCGAGGCCCTCCGCGGCGTCGACATCACGGTGCACCAGGGGGAGTACGTCGCCATCATGGGCGCGTCCGGTTCGGGCAAGAGCACGCTCATGAACATCCTGGGCTGCCTCGACCAGCCGACTGACGGGCAGTACCTGCTGGCGGGCAAGGACATCAACGAGATGGACGACGAGGCGCTCAGCCAGTTCCGCGGGCGCACCATCGGCTTCGTGTTCCAGGCGTTCAACCTGATCCCCCAGCTCACCGTCGAGGACAACGTCGCCGTGCCGCTCTTCTACCAGGGCGTCGATCCGATCGAGCGCCGCGAGCGCGCCATCGAGAAGCTCTCGCTCGTCGGCCTCGGCGAGCGACTTGGCCACCGCCCGCGCGAGCTCTCGGGCGGCCAGCAGCAGCGCGTGGCCATCGCGCGCTCGCTCATCGCCGAGCCCAAGGTGCTCATGGCCGACGAGCCCACGGGCAACCTCGACTCGCGCACGGGCGAAGAGATCCTGACGCTCTTCGAGAAGCTCCACGCCGGGGGCATGAGCATCCTGATGGTGACCCACGACGACTCGGTCGCCGACCGCTGCGAGCGTGTCATCCGGCTGAAGGACGGCGTGGTTGAGTGGGATCGACGGCTTCGGACGCGGGCGGTGGTGTCATCCAAGTCACCGTCCGAGTGA
- the secE gene encoding preprotein translocase subunit SecE: MAFAIYKPGQGYWTRTLTAVFGGVLVLAAAAWLYGQALLIPLPDRAWITSYGSDTEFVVGQQVELLGEAGLGNRPVLGTATVETVEASSDGGVLTVVDWQLQEEALRSQIEALRAESGQIATISGGGVRGVPVVERIYVQGGMVVLMVLLGATVIVYFVAIKKGSVDFLIATDGEMRKVNWSTRKDVINSTWVVIGASALLGFYLFGFDFIFQFFFKTIGVLDI, encoded by the coding sequence ATGGCCTTTGCGATCTACAAGCCCGGGCAGGGCTACTGGACCCGGACGCTCACCGCCGTCTTCGGCGGCGTATTGGTGCTGGCCGCGGCTGCGTGGCTGTACGGCCAGGCGTTGCTCATCCCGCTGCCCGATCGCGCCTGGATCACCAGCTACGGCTCCGATACCGAGTTCGTGGTCGGCCAGCAGGTCGAGCTGCTCGGCGAGGCCGGCCTGGGCAATCGCCCCGTGCTGGGCACCGCGACGGTCGAGACGGTGGAAGCCAGCAGCGATGGCGGCGTGCTGACGGTCGTGGACTGGCAGCTCCAGGAAGAGGCCCTGCGGTCGCAGATCGAGGCCTTGCGAGCCGAGAGCGGCCAGATCGCGACGATCTCTGGCGGTGGCGTTCGCGGCGTGCCCGTGGTCGAGCGAATCTACGTCCAGGGCGGCATGGTGGTGCTCATGGTGTTGCTCGGCGCCACGGTCATCGTCTACTTCGTTGCCATCAAGAAGGGCTCGGTTGACTTCCTCATCGCCACCGACGGCGAGATGCGCAAGGTCAACTGGTCGACCCGCAAGGACGTCATCAACTCGACGTGGGTCGTCATCGGGGCCTCGGCCCTGCTGGGCTTCTACCTCTTCGGATTCGATTTCATCTTCCAGTTCTTCTTCAAGACCATCGGCGTCCTGGATATCTGA
- the nusG gene encoding transcription termination/antitermination protein NusG, translating to MTEGEQTTKAGESSPSTSQTEQEAPTAAESQAEPKPEPKVEPETAPEAAAAAPEAPSTDSAEASEAGEPAEPEEPIVQPGMSWFALRVASNKESSVRDTLLRKVQIEHKTDFVGRILVPTEKSRTFKNGKIKITETKLYPGYVFVEMKLEDDGRIPQDVFFLIKETTGVGDFVGTPRPTPLELHEVEKIQMSSRAPEEEPEVRMNFVKGEHVTIKEGPFEGYEGTVDELLPDKGLVRVLVTIFGRQAPIEIEEWKLAKADEG from the coding sequence ATGACCGAAGGCGAGCAGACGACCAAGGCCGGCGAGAGCAGCCCTTCCACCAGCCAGACCGAGCAGGAGGCCCCGACCGCCGCCGAGTCGCAGGCCGAACCCAAGCCCGAACCCAAGGTGGAGCCCGAGACAGCGCCCGAGGCGGCTGCCGCAGCCCCCGAAGCGCCCTCGACCGATTCGGCCGAGGCTTCGGAAGCCGGCGAGCCCGCAGAGCCCGAAGAGCCCATCGTGCAGCCCGGCATGAGCTGGTTCGCCCTCCGCGTGGCCTCCAACAAGGAGAGCTCGGTCCGCGACACGCTCCTGCGGAAGGTCCAGATCGAGCACAAGACCGACTTCGTCGGCCGCATCCTGGTGCCCACCGAGAAGAGCCGCACGTTCAAGAACGGCAAGATCAAGATCACCGAGACCAAGCTCTACCCCGGCTACGTTTTCGTCGAGATGAAGCTCGAGGACGACGGCCGCATCCCGCAGGACGTCTTCTTCCTGATCAAGGAGACGACCGGCGTGGGCGACTTCGTCGGCACGCCTCGCCCCACCCCGCTCGAGCTCCACGAGGTCGAGAAGATCCAGATGTCGAGCCGCGCGCCCGAGGAAGAGCCCGAGGTTCGCATGAACTTCGTCAAGGGCGAGCACGTCACGATCAAGGAAGGCCCCTTCGAGGGCTACGAGGGCACGGTCGATGAGCTGCTGCCCGACAAGGGGCTCGTCCGCGTGCTCGTTACCATCTTCGGCCGCCAGGCGCCCATCGAGATCGAGGAGTGGAAGCTGGCCAAGGCCGACGAAGGCTGA